One window of the Bubalus kerabau isolate K-KA32 ecotype Philippines breed swamp buffalo chromosome 9, PCC_UOA_SB_1v2, whole genome shotgun sequence genome contains the following:
- the SMIM28 gene encoding small integral membrane protein 28 produces MRALLGSSWGKFGHAGRGTYEWLTSEPSLPLLETHLQGTQKRSSTREDVEPFLFILLPATVLLFLAFLLLFLYRHCQTPRPQGQVSVLDLPEHPPTGEVTDFLPGLPWSSEQISPYSPLPPEAALLSKACSPPSYEEATKDAPGEQALDAGIQCGVGSPGLDKQI; encoded by the exons ATGCGGGCACTGCTGGGCAGCAGCTGGGGGAAGTTTGGCCACGCCGGCCGGGGAACGTACGAGTGGTTAACCAGCGAACCCAGCCTCCCTCTTCTGGAAACTCACCTGCAG GGCACTCAGAAGAGAAGTTCCACCCGGGAGGATGTGGAGCCCTTCCTGTTCATCCTTCTTCCAGCCACCGTCCTTCTCTTCCTGGCCTTTCTACTGCTCTTCCTGTATCGCCACTGTCAGACCCCTCGGCCCCAGGGCCAGGTTTCCGTCCTGGACCTCCCAGAGCACCCGCCTACAGGGGAGGTGACCGACTTCCTGCCCGGCTTACCCTGGAGCAGCGAGCAGATCTCCCCTTACTCCCCACTGCCCCCGGAGGCTGCCCTTCTCTCCAAGGCGTGTTCACCGCCCTCCTATGAGGAGGCCACCAAAGATGCTCCTGGGGAACAGGCTCTGGATGCGGGCATTCAGTGTGGAGTGGGTTCACCTGGACTGGATAAGCAAATATAA